A single genomic interval of Malania oleifera isolate guangnan ecotype guangnan chromosome 13, ASM2987363v1, whole genome shotgun sequence harbors:
- the LOC131146657 gene encoding uncharacterized protein LOC131146657 isoform X3 produces MDSDPSLCGVCLSEEGKTIRGWIDSFDNHFCFACIMEWAKVESRCPMCKRRFSSIRRPPKEGVFACERIVDVISD; encoded by the exons ATGGATTCAGATCCGAGCTTATGCGGGGTTTGTTTATCGGAAGAAGGGAAGACCATCAGAGGGTGGATCGACAGCTTTGACAACCACTTCTGCTTCGCCTGCATCATGGAGTGGGCCAAGGTTGAGTCTCGCTGCCCCATGTGCAAGCGGCGCTTCTCCTCCATTCGCAGGCCGCCCAAGGAGGGGGTGTTTGCTTGTGAACGGATTGTCGATGTTATCAG TGATTAA
- the LOC131146657 gene encoding uncharacterized protein LOC131146657 isoform X1, whose amino-acid sequence MDSDPSLCGVCLSEEGKTIRGWIDSFDNHFCFACIMEWAKVESRCPMCKRRFSSIRRPPKEGVFACERIVDVIRLPTPFTGSMAGLGLMTLAGSDGSLKMCAKLRQSILSNTVKIS is encoded by the exons ATGGATTCAGATCCGAGCTTATGCGGGGTTTGTTTATCGGAAGAAGGGAAGACCATCAGAGGGTGGATCGACAGCTTTGACAACCACTTCTGCTTCGCCTGCATCATGGAGTGGGCCAAGGTTGAGTCTCGCTGCCCCATGTGCAAGCGGCGCTTCTCCTCCATTCGCAGGCCGCCCAAGGAGGGGGTGTTTGCTTGTGAACGGATTGTCGATGTTATCAG GTTACCCACTCCCTTCACCGGGTCAATGGCTGGGCTGGGTTTAATGACATTGGCTGGTAGTGATGGATCCCTCAAAATGTGTGCCAAACTCAGACAATCCATTTTATCAAACACCGTCAAGATATCTTGA
- the LOC131146657 gene encoding uncharacterized protein LOC131146657 isoform X2: MDSDPSLCGVCLSEEGKTIRGWIDSFDNHFCFACIMEWAKVESRCPMCKRRFSSIRRPPKEGVFACERIVDVISRED; encoded by the exons ATGGATTCAGATCCGAGCTTATGCGGGGTTTGTTTATCGGAAGAAGGGAAGACCATCAGAGGGTGGATCGACAGCTTTGACAACCACTTCTGCTTCGCCTGCATCATGGAGTGGGCCAAGGTTGAGTCTCGCTGCCCCATGTGCAAGCGGCGCTTCTCCTCCATTCGCAGGCCGCCCAAGGAGGGGGTGTTTGCTTGTGAACGGATTGTCGATGTTATCAG TCGAGAAGATTAA